A window of Mus musculus strain C57BL/6J chromosome 3, GRCm38.p6 C57BL/6J genomic DNA:
tccctgTACCAGGTTCTCGTCTCTGGCATTCCACACTGGATAagacagaggagctgagaacagaataggggcccagGGGTGACACTCTCAGCCCCAGAGAtaagggaagagggcagagggagagaggttcccacgcaggtgagagtccttacTCTGGtctgtctgtggctggagcataggaaggccttctgacggGAGGTTAGAAGTGGCTccttagaagaaagcctatcggggctggtgagatggctcagtgggtaagagcacccgactgctcttccaaaggtcaggagttcaaatcccagcaaccacatggtggctcacaaccatccgtaacaagatctgactccctcttctggagtgtctgaagacagctacagtgtacttacatataataaatagataaatcttaaaaaaaaaaaaaaaaaaaaaaagcctatcccatcatccaagcatggccggccttgatgaacagatatagtctatggttttagagctttattatagaaaggcaggggaaagagaaaaggtaaaagagagTCCGGCcctggccacatggagagagggagaaagggaaagagagaaaagagctagagaataagaaaggtgaaagcttagagagaggtaaaagcttagtgagtgtgtgtgtgtgtgtgagagagagagagagagagagagagagagaggtggggccaagcagcccctcttgctgttgctaggtaattgggaggagtctagcctgaaagtcagaagcttgggacattgtctgcctGACTGTTAGccacatgcttctcctgtggtggctgtggggggcggtaactttgacaggatccaggggtccaggagacatgagggaacaccttctgtcccatgtaggtgggaattaccacccATCAGTTTCTaccggggttcaagacctcagctcaactggagaccaggttgTCTGTGCATAGTCCATTGCCCCACAAATGTAGATCTGTGTAAATGCCTATTCTTTGTTAAAATTCACGCATGGTTAGACTGGTGAATCTCTGAAAGACCCCAGTCCCATAACAGAGTCACAAAGAAGGAATAGATAAAGAATGACCATGCTTACTTGAACGACAGCTCTGGCTAGTGTGTGAGGAGTGTATTTGACACAGAAGAGGGACATGAGAAGCCTTTGTGAATATTGTAGGTCTGAAGAACGTGAGTGAAGGCAAGACATCCTGGAGGGAGGCACTCATGGATCTAAAGGCCATAGAAAGACTCAATCATTTGGTCACAGGCTGGAGATTTGCTAATCCACAGTGGCAAGGAATGCTGGGAAGCTGTGGTCCTGAAAAGCCTTGCTGTGGAGGTGACATTCGGAGATGTGAATGGGCATCGACAACAAGCCCTGTGGAAAGAGGCCTCCAAGTAGAGGACATGGCattgattatattatattatattatattatattctgtATGTGTGAAGCCAAATTCATGGTTAGCATACATAGGTGTTTGATAAGCtataatacatgaaataaataccttGGACATGATGGCACACATGTCCTAGGATTGTAATGACTAGGAAAGGCTAAAGGTAAGAtgactgtgaatttgaggccagactgggcacTGTAGCAACATCTGTCTTAACAACCAAAAAAAGTTATTGGGTGGATAAAGGAACCAAAGCACAGCTGGAAAGAGCCAACATTATTATTAtgctattatattatattaatatcatTATTACTACATTTGCAAAGAATGTTCTATGGAGCTTCTACAGAGCTTTTCTTGTATGAAGGCTTAGGACACTGGATCATGCTAGTACTTTAGATGGTAAACTTAACTTTTAGGACCACAAGTATATAATGGCCAGAGTCATTCAATAAGAACGAATGAGTAAAAGTAGCACAAATAGGTAActaaatagaaacataaggatGTAACAAATATATCTAAATATACACACTTAGTTACTAATGGTCATGACATACACATAAATGGGCTGAACTTGATAAGTTAAATTTGttaattctattatttatttattcattcactttatttatctgtttgtttatttatttatttattttggtttttcgagacagggtttctctgtatagccctggctgtcctggaactcactttgtagaccaggctggcctcaaactcagaaatctacctgcctctgcctcccgagtgctgggattaaaggcgtgcaccaccacgcccggctattcattcattttaaaagaaaaaaattaagtgcaAGCTGTATATAGCAAGCTTTCCATCTTTGTTCTTAATACAATCATAGTTGCAATAATATCTCTTTTTTGCTGAAAGGTCTGTCTTGGGCAGATCAAGATTTTGAGAGGcattaggggaggggagggaagggattgTGGTTGGAATAAAGGGCGAGCACTAAATAAATGTTTGCTTAATTAAATGTTTGGGCAGGACCTCTGCTGCCTTAGGGAAACAATCCCAGAGGTCTCAGAGGAAATACCAGCCAGCTGGTGAGTGATGTGTGCACTCTACAAATGGCCTGTTTGTCTCTTCTAGGAAGTCTCTGGCTAAAATTCAAGCAAGGGAGCTCTAGGGAGCAATAGACAATTACATACTGGCCTATGTAGACTTACCTAATAAGATTTTGTATGGAAtttaaaatctcaaaataattttcCCTTATAGAGGAAAGTAATGGTGGACAAGTTACTTCATTATGCCCAATATCTGGTTAGTgaaatattatgaataaagtcatAAAGAGTATATTCTGAGTCTGAAACACTTGGGTTAGCGAGGGACTACAATGCCCTTTAACAAGGGTCTAAATCCCCTTGAGCCCTTTTTTCTTTAcccacaaaacagaaaattacATCCACTTTGTAGATGGCCTATAGCACAGGGTGAATCACACTTGGGTTGAGCGATCTCTGTCCCGTTAGCCTTCTTCACAACTCAGATCACTGAGAAGAAAACCAGAGGTCAAGGCGAGGGGGTTCACTGACTCTTTAAGCAGAACCTCACAAGGTGCCAGGGATATGTGTACGAGATTTTCCTGTTATCTGggttttgttctcagccccaaATGCCTCAAAAGTTAATGTTGTTAGAACTTGCATAGCAGAATGGCTGTCTAATGCTAACAAAATACCCTGCAAACTTAAGAATAGTTTAGAATGTAACTGTAACTTCTAGAATTAGATACAGTTCCCTTAACAGGCTCCCTCACCGTTCACCCCCCACCGTCTTATCTTGGTACCTGAAAGTTTTTGGGTGCAATTCTTGGGATAGGGCAAAGGAATGCAGAGCTCATGTTTCAGATGCTAATATGATGCTTGTTGAGACAAACGAGTTAAACATTTAGTAAACGCCTGATACCGGAGTCTGAGCTTGTGAAGCGAATCTGAATTAGCTGGAAGCTTGTAAGCCTCGCCAGAGGGAAGAGCTGGGGATAGGACAGTTCAGCTGAACTCGCGGATTTTTTAGTGGGGAGAGAACCGGAGCAGGGTAAAGAAAACCCCAGATCAAACGAGGACATCTTAAAAGCTAGAGGGAAAAGGTGGTGGCAGACACCTCCTAGAGGTCAAAGACGATGGATACAATGTCATCTAGCCCTTGGTCAAACGACCCAGGGGCAAAGATGGGGAGCCACTGTCAAGGGTAAGGAAGCGAAGCAACTTTCCTAATTCCTTTACGGAGCCTGCTTGTGTGAGACATGGAGAGTAATTTAAAgctccggggtgggggtggggacagagcaAAATCCCATACTTCAAGGGGAGTGTTTCGAGTTTTGTGCTCTTGgttgtttgtttagatttttcaGCTCTAAActgggcaaacaaaacaaacctctatAAATTACCACAATAAACAGCTCCGCGAAATTCTTCTGCCCTTAAAATCCTACGATGTAAGTGAGGGCCTTTAAATGTGGCTCTCATCGATTGGTAAATTCCTTTTTCAAAAAATTCGTCATTTCCTGTACTGCAGGATGTAAACCACCGAGTCTAGCTTCTGCTTTCCCATTGGCTGTTGGAGACAGCTCCATTTTAAGCCAATCAAGCTACTTTTCCTTCACCCCTCCCGATAGATCTTATAAATTCACCTTTCCATATCCTTCCCTTGGAAAAAGCAGCAGAAATTGCTTATTCCGCCATGTCTGGCCGTGGCAAACAAGGAGGCAAGGCCCGCGCCAAGGCGAAGTCGCGGTCGTCCCGCGCCGGGCTGCAGTTCCCGGTGGGGCGTGTGCACCGGCTGCTGCGCAAGGGCAACTACGCGGAGCGCGTGGGCGCCGGCGCGCCGGTGTACATGGCGGCGGTGCTGGAGTACCTAACGGCCGAGATCCTGGAGCTGGCGGGCAACGCGGCCCGCGACAACAAGAAGACGCGCATCATCCCGCGCCATCTGCAACTAGCTGTGAGGAACGATGAGGAGCTCAACAAGTTACTAGGGGGAGTCACCATCGCCCAGGGCGGGGTCCTCCCCAATATTCAGGCTGTCTTACTTCCGAAGAAAACGGAAAGTCATAAGCCTGGAAAGAACAAATAACTATTATCCCTTTCCACACAAAAAGGCTCTTTTAAGAGCCACCAAAGTGTCATCCAAAGGGCTGGTCACAAACTGGCGCGTTAGCtagctcctttgtaaaagatttgGTGGCTCTAAAAAGAGCCTTTTTGGATTCGTGTTGAGTTTCACTTGCTCTTAGCCTTGTGGCTCTCGGTCTTCTTGGGCAGCAGCACGGCCTGGATGTTGGGCAGGACGCCGCCCTGTGCGATCGTCACTTTGCCCAGCAGCTTGTTGAGCTCCTCGTCGTTGCGGATGGCCAGCTGCAGATGGCGCGGGATGATGCGCGTCTTCTTGTTGTCGCGGGCCGCGTTGCCCGCCAGCTCCAGGATCTCGGCCGTTAGGTACTCCAGCACCGCCGCCATGTATACCGGCGCGCCGGCGCCCACGCGCTCCGCGTAGTTGCCCTTGCGCAGCAGCCGGTGCACACGCCCCACCGGGAACTGTAGCCCGGCCCGGGAAGACCGCGACTTGGCCTTGGCGCGGGCCTTGCCTCCCTGTTTGCCACGGCCAGACATAACTTAGAGTATAATGTAGGACACACCGAGGTGACAACTTCTGTAAAGCTAGGTTGATTCGTCTCTAAGGCCTTTATAGGCGCTCctaggggtggggtgaggagggagCTTTTCATTGGTGGTTATTTGGCCCCTGAGAAGTCCAATGAAATCTGAAATTTTAGGCTTGTACTGAAAACGCAAGTTTCGCGTATGGGCCAATGGAAATTAAAAGTACTTTGAGACCTAATTTGCATAAGGCGTTCATAAAGGGCTCAAGTCCTCCGGGTCCCTGGTTGATTTTCTACTTACTAGACTGTTTTCCACTGTTTGCTTTTAATCATGCCTGAACTGGCCAAATCTGCCCCGGCTCCCAAGAAGGGTTCCAAGAAGGCTGTCACCAAGGCGCAAAAGAAAGATGGCAAGAAGCGCAAGCGCAGCCGCAAGGAGAGCTACTCCATCTATGTGTACAAAGTGCTGAAGCAGGTGCACCCGGACACCGGCATCTCGTCCAAGGCCATGGGCATCATGAACTCGTTTGTCAATGACATCTTTGAGCGCATAGCAAACGAGGCTTCTCGCCTGGCGCATTACAACAAGCGGTCTACAATCACATCGCGGGAGATCCAGACGTCGGTGCGCCTTCTACTGCCCGGAGAACTGGCCAAGCACGCCGTGTCGGAGGGCACCAAGGCCGTCACCAAGTACACCAGCGCCAAGTAGAGGCCTCCCTGGATGAGGCGCTCGCTGGCCCCTTTGATCTTTTAAAGTCTCTTTTAGTGAGTCACCCGCTCAAATCAGAAGAGAGCTTTGCCACTTGCATTAGTTTCTAGTTCCTATTCCAAAGTTACTCCAAGGGTCTTGAAAAGGGTACACTTCAGAAGTTTTAAGCCTTTGTGGTTTTGAGTTCCCCTGTGGGTATCTGTTTGCAGTTTGCTGCACCCTACTTAGCTTCTTGGAGTTCTTTTTAGACTAGGATAATGGAGGTGGGTCTCTGGGCCCGGTTTCCGTGTTCTAGGCTTTTGGGGTACCATTTACTTGTCGACTTAAAGTGAGATGGTTTCCTTACCCTGGCGAATAGAGGGCTCCAGGACACAGCTAAGACTGTGTCGGCGAATGCTGGGTACCAGCCATCTACAACTGAAACCGCTCTGTCCCTTTACTTGTGTCCTGGGCACCAGCGGTTACGGGGTACTTAGGGTGGTGTCCCTCTAATTTACTGATTTACAAACACGAATGTTCCACGTTGCTGCCGATTTGGTAGAAGTCGGTTATGGTTCTCTATCAGGCTTTAAAATCCCTGTTCGAGGCttgcttggtttgttttgttctgtttttgtttttccttttaattctttGCTTTAACCTCTGCAGTGCCAGATTACCGCAGGCTACTGCTGCTTCTCTGGGCTCATGAAGCGATCTTTCGAATCCACACACGCAGGAATTAGCTTTTTCCCTCCTGTCGTGTCTCCAGGAGAAGTTGTCTCAAGTTCCCTTTGCTTTCTTATTTACACTGTTGCTGATCAAGCTGGGTCTGACAGTTTTATACCTCCAGAGCCCACCAGTGCCTCAACCACAGCAGATGctacttttaaaattacttattgaattcatttttataccactgctttttttaaaatatatttttattaggtattttcatttacatttcaaaagctatcccaaagtcccccttaccctccccacaacactcccctacccacccattcttggccctggtgttcccttgtactgaggcatataaagtttgcaagaccaaggggcctatatcactgctttttaaaattacttattgaattaatttttatattaaggcGGGGGTGGCAGAGGCCTTGTCCATTTGATGTATGTGAAGACACGTTGGAAAGGAAatgttttggggatttttttcccAAATTTGTCTTTAGTTATCGTTACTGTGGTAGCTGTTCTTGGTTCTTAGCCCAAGCAGCTGGgtgcacctgtgagggatttattttttcttagttcCATAATTTGAAATGAGAAGAACCATTTTTAATCTGGTTCTttcccacctttaatctgggccacgccAGCTGGCAGCTTCTattaaggacatggaagaaggaagcttgttctttgcctgcttgctggaGATGGCAAGTCTGTTCCTGAACTGGCATTAGAGCCCTACTTACTTGGGATTCTGCCATACACTGAAGACCGGCTGAGAcacccagccttgtggactgaacaactactggattatTGGACCTTCCGTTGGGTGACAGCCATTGAACCCCAGCCATTGAACTCCAGTAAGCCATGTGTTTGtgttcgagtgtgtgtgtgtgtttactaggGACTGGCCGTAATAGTTCCCTTAATTTTGACAATTTAGAGGAAGCTCTTGGGTTTGTATTAAATGGAGCATTGGCCTTTGGGAGAGAGACATTTTACTGCCACCATCcccattcttaatttttctatccTCTACTAAGATGAACTTCCAATTTACAATTGTCccaatcatttacatttcagagggTCTACAGGATAGGTAGGTTATGGAGCGAATAGTGAAGGTAGTAGAAGCTAAA
This region includes:
- the H2ac20 gene encoding histone H2A type 2-C, with protein sequence MSGRGKQGGKARAKAKSRSSRAGLQFPVGRVHRLLRKGNYAERVGAGAPVYMAAVLEYLTAEILELAGNAARDNKKTRIIPRHLQLAIRNDEELNKLLGKVTIAQGGVLPNIQAVLLPKKTESHKAKSK
- the H2bc21 gene encoding histone H2B type 2-E, with product MPELAKSAPAPKKGSKKAVTKAQKKDGKKRKRSRKESYSIYVYKVLKQVHPDTGISSKAMGIMNSFVNDIFERIANEASRLAHYNKRSTITSREIQTSVRLLLPGELAKHAVSEGTKAVTKYTSAK
- the H2ac21 gene encoding histone H2A type 2-B; amino-acid sequence: MSGRGKQGGKARAKAKSRSSRAGLQFPVGRVHRLLRKGNYAERVGAGAPVYMAAVLEYLTAEILELAGNAARDNKKTRIIPRHLQLAVRNDEELNKLLGGVTIAQGGVLPNIQAVLLPKKTESHKPGKNK